GGGCGAGGGCAAAAAGCCGCACCCCATCAAGCTGCGCGACAATGACCGCATGACGGAGCTGGTCGAGAAGCTTAATAAGTTAGCTGCCAAGCTCGGCTGAATCTGTCGTTAGCCTTGCGTCAGCGTGGCGATGTGGACGGCGACGGACTCCGCAAGTGCATCGATATTATAGCCGCCTTCAAGACAGCTAACGATGCGTCCACCGCCGTGGACTTTTGCAGCATCCATGACCTTCCGCGTTAGGACGGCAAAGTCCTCACTCGCGAGTCCGAGATTCCCGACAGGGTCATCCATGTGGGCATCAAAGCCGGCGCTAATGATCACAAGATCAGGCTTAGCGGCGGCGATGGCCTTCTCGAGCCCACGACTAAACAGTTCTAAGTATTCGGAACGGGCAGTGCCAAAACTTACGGGCACATTAAGCGTCGTGCCGAGTCCTTTGCCGGTACCGGTTTCACTGCTGTCACCAGTACCTGGATAAAATGGGTAGCGGTGGATACTATAAAAATAGACCGAAGGATCTTCATAAAAGATGTCCTGCGTGCCGTTGCCATGATGGACATCCCAATCGACGATGAGAACGCGATGCGCGCCGTGTTTAGCCTGAGCGTGTCTAGCAGCGAGGGCGACGTTATTAAACAGGCAAAAGCCCATACTCGTGGCGGCCGTTGCGTGGTGTCCTGGAGGACGCATCAAGCATACGGCGTGCTTATCCTGTCCGGACATGACGACATCCACAGCTGCCGTGGCTGTACCGGCGGCCATGAGCGCGACGTCGAATGAATCAGGTGACACCACCGTATCAGCATCGAGTTTGCCCCCGCCTTTGGCGGCGAGCGTTCTAGCTGCTTGAATCTGCTCAGGGCTATGCACGGTGGCAAGCTGCTCTAAACTAATATTTGCCACGTTGCCGCGGCGGCACTTCTCAAGCCAGCCACCGGTCTCGAGCTCTTTGTCGATACTGACGAGTCGATGAGCGCTCTCAGGGTGTTGGCCAGTGTTGTGGTCACGAAACCGATGATGAGTAAATAACGTCGTCATATTGAGCTTAGCTCCGCGTGAGATTTAAGCGACTTCCGTTGACCCGCAGCCTCGAGCCATTGATATGCTCGCTCGTCTGGGTTGGAAGCATGGACTACGTCTGCGATGACGGCCACACCTGAGGCACCTAGCCTCATTGCCTCTCGTACGTGTTCAGCCTTGAGTCCACCGATGGCTACCAAGGGTTGTTCAAACATAGAACGCCAAGTTTTGATTTTACCCAGGCCGTGCGGTCCAAAACGCAGTGATTTGCATGTCGTAGGAAATATCGGTCCCAGAGCGATATAAGATGGATTTACACCTTTGGCTACGGCTGCTTCACTAAGGCTGTGCGTGCTAATACCTAGTCGCAGACCCGCACTGGCAATCGCAGCTAGATCAGCCGTCCCTAGGTCCTCCTGACCGAGATGAACACCGTAAGCCTTAAGTTCTATGGCCTCACGCCAATGATCGTTAATAAATAATCTGACATTGCGGACGCGGCAATAGTCGACGGCCTGTTTGATCTGCTGTATGAGCGCGGACCCCTCAAGATCCTTGATGCGTAGCTGTATGGTTGATGTGCCGCAGTCAACCAGTCGTTTCACCCAAGAAAACGTATCGACCACCGGGTAAAATCCAAGCGGTTCCGGACCACAGGGTGGAAAGCTCAACGGTCTAGCAAGTGGAAGAGTCTCGGACCTTGACGGTAGATCGCTAGGGTCCACATCGGTAGTTCCTAAACCAAGGAGACGTACGCCGGTCTCTGTATCGATAGCGGACCGCATCTTGCGATTTACATAAATACGTGCAGCAACTAGAGCGTCGTGAATCTCACAGCCCTCAGCAATGCGCGCGGTAACTGCCGATGCTAGGGCACAGCCGGTGCCACGCGCGCCATGCGGTAGACGATCGGTGGTGAGCCAATATTGACTCGCTGTATCGGCGTAGTAATCATGACACAAGGCGCTCGCGAGATGGCCGCCTTTGATAAGGACCCGGCGCGCGCCCAGGGCTAGTAGCTTTGCGGCAATTGCCGGTAAGTCTTCGGGGCCATTAATCTGACTACCGGTGAGTGAGACTGCTTCATCAACGTTTGGTGTTAGTAAATCAACACGAGGCAAAAGCTTGGTCTTCATCGCCGTTATGTTGTCGTCGTCGCTTAGTGCACCACCACTAGTGGCTTTGACGAGAGGATCGAGTATGACAAACGTACGATCTACAGAGCGATCTTTGGTGATGTACTCAGCCACCTTGGAAACATTTGCTGCGGAGCCTAGCATTCCTATTTTGATGGCCGCTGGTTTGGGCATGGTTGGACTAGCCAGCGACTGCAGCTGAGCTTCAACGATAGCCGGATCGACCATGTGAGCATCGGACCACTGGGTAAAGTTTTGAGCCGTCGTCGCCGTCACGACCGTACAGGCATGAACGCCGTGCTCAGAGACGGTGATGAGATCCCGCTGGCAACCCGCCGCCCCACTCGGATCAGAACCGGCAATGATCCAGACTAGTTTCATCACGAGTTACCTCACTTACCTCAGGGTTGATGACGACGGGACAGACGCTTGGGTATCATCGCCGCCAGTAAACGCACGTCCCAGCACTGGGGTCGAGGGCACGGCAAATTCACGTGGCGCTATCATGCCGGCTTGGTAAGCGAGGCGCCCCGCGGTCACGGCATGAGCAAAGGCGCTTGCCATTTTTGCTGGCTCGTCGGCCATGGCGACTGCGGTATTTAAGAGCACGGCATCACAGCCTAGCTCTAAAGCCTGAGTCGCGTCGGAGGGCTTGCCGAGCCCAGCGTCGATAATCAGCGGTATATCGGGAAACCGCGCGCGTAGTGTCTTGATGGCACGCGGATTCGTCAGCCCCAATCCTGAGCCTATCGGTGAGGCCCACGGCATGAGGACGCGGCATCCGACATCAACGAGCCTCTGAGCCAAAATCAGGTCATCCGTAGTGTAGGGAAACACCTCGAATCCCTCGCGACAAAGGATGGTAGCAGCCTCCACCAAACCGAATGGATCAGGCTGCAAGGTGTAATCATCGCCGATCACCTCGAGCTTAATCCAATTGGTGTCGAAGAGATCACGCGCCATATGGGCTGTCGTTACAGCTTCTTGCACCTGATAACAACCCGCGGTATTAGGAAGGATCCGCACGGGTAGCTCGCGCAGATAACTCCAGAATTTTTGGCCGCTCTGCTTATCGGCACTTTCACGACGCAGCGATACAGTGATGATCTCGCAGCCTGATGCCGTGATAGCTTGCTGCAAACTTTGTGCTGATGGATATCGCGAGGTACCCAAAAGTAGGCGGCTGTTTAGTTTTGTATCGCCGATGTGCCACATGTGCCACTTACCTCACTTAGCCACCTGCCATAGGGGCTAGAATTTCAATGTCGTCGCCAGCATTTACGGGATGCGCGCCAAATTCGGATCGTTTGACGCAGGTCTTGTTGATGGCGACTGCGACAAAGTTTTGTTGGTATCCTAGTTGCGCGAGTAAGTGGTCGACGTTATCGACAGTGTCTATCTGACATGTGTTGCCGTTAATTCTTAGTTCCATTGCGGATCTCGTTCCCAATCTTTTATCCCCTCTCGCGTAACAAGACGTAGCTCATTTTCACTCAAGGGCTCATCTCTTAGTGTTTTCAATGTTACTGCGACCAGCAGGGGCGCCATCAAAAACCCGTAGCGGAATAGTCCATTGAGTCGCCAAACCCCGTCGTCAATCATGAGGCGAGGTAAGTTGTCGCTGAGGGCGGGTCGGCAATTGGTAACCAAGTTTTCGATGTTAGCGTAGCGAAATCCTGGATGGACGCTGTAAGCGGCGGAGAGTAGCTCCATCGCCGATTTCACGCTCACCGGTGCAAGACTCTCACTCTCGATCTGCGTCGCACCAATAGCGTAACGATTGTCCCCGCGCGGCACTATATAGATCGGGTAACGTCCGTGCACCAAATGTACGGCGTGCTGCAAATTAACCTCAGGAGCGATCACCTCGACGAGCTCTCCACGCACGCCGCGCAGATCTTTGACATCAGTCTGAGCGTTAAAACCGCGACAGTCGAAGACGCGGTCGTAGGTCTCAGATTTTTCCTTGCCGACACCAATACGATCGGCCTGAAGCTCCGTAACTGCAAGAGGCATGCGGCAGGTGATTGCACTCTGTTCGATGGCGCATCTCAGCCCGGCAAGTACCTCGTGATTCAAGATGTACCCATCGTGGGGTAGGTACAGAGCTTGGCGAAAAGATGCCGCGGCGAATGCTGGTTCCACCACACAAAGATGCGCGTAATCTAGAAGGCGCGGCTCCGCCGCTGGGAAACGCCGCGTTAACTTTTGCTGAAGTTCTGCGAGCAGAGCCGTGTCGCCCGAGTGAGCGACATGGAGCGTGCCGCGCCTAACCCTAGTGGTGTTTATATGATGCACCTGAAGTAGCTCATGCCACAAATCAGTTGACTGCATACCTAGGGCAAATATGCGCGGCTCTGTATTGTGGACAGCTTCGAGTGCCGGCGTCAGTAGACCGGCCGCAGCAAAGCTGCAAGCAGCCCGGCTGTCCCATCCCACCCGATCGTAGATGGTCACATCCCAGCCGCATCGGTGGAGCTGCAAAGCTAGGAGTCGTCCTAGCACGCCAGCACCAACGACGGCTGCTCGCTGACTCACTCGTGTCCCTCCGCACTTGCAGCTTTAGCCAAATCCTGGCTGATCCGCATCGAACAGAATTTGGGACCACACATGGAGCAGAAATGAGCCGATTTGGCGTGCTTCTGCGGCAGTGTTTCATCGTGATAACGCCGCGCAGTCTCTGGATCCAGGGCTAGATTGAATTGGTCCTCCCAGCGGAACGAAAACCGCGCGCGTGACAGAGCGTCGTCGCGTCGCCGGGCGCCCGGATGACCCTTAGCTAAATCGGCCGCATGCGCAGCAATCTTGTAGGCGATGATACCGGCTTTGACATCGTCTCTATTGGGCAGCCCTAGGTGTTCTTTGGGGGTGACATAGCAAAGCAGTGCCGTGCCAAACCAGCCGATCATCGCAGCGCCGATTGCACTCGTGATGTGATCGTATCCAGGCGCGATATCGGTCACCAACGGCCCCAGCGTGTAAAACGGAGCCTCGTGACAGTGTTTGATTTGCAGCTCCACGTTCTCCTGCACCATGTGCATGGGCACATGGCCTGGTCCTTCAATCATGACCTGCACATCATGACGCCAAGCGATCTCGGTTAGTTGTCCCAGTGCTTTGAGCTCAGCAAATTGCGCCTCATCGTTAGCGTCGGCGGTTGAGCCGGGACGCAGTCCGTCGCCGAGCGAAAAGGAGACATCGTAGGCCTTCATGATGGCGCAGATGTCTTCAAAGCGCGTATAGAGGAAATTCTCTTGGCCGTGATGGTGGCACCACTGCGCCATGATCGAGCCACCGCGTGACACGATACCCGTCACGCGATTTTTAGTGAGTGGGATGAAATCTCTGAGAACTCCAGCGTGAATAGTGAAGTAGTCGACTCCCTGTTCGGCCTGCTCAATAAGGGTGTCGCGGTATACCTCCCACGTGAGGTCTTCGATGCGCCCGTTGACCTTTTCGAAGGCCTGATAAAGCGGTACGGTGCCGATCGGCACTGGTGAGTTGCGGATGATCCAATCCCGCGTCACATGAATATTTCGTCCAGTCGATAGATCCATCACCGTGTCAGCACCCCAGCGGGTGGCCCACACGAGTTTTTCCACTTCTTCCTGAATCCCAGAGCTGACGGCCGAGTTACCGATGTTGGCATTGATCTTGACGAGGAAGTTGCGGCCGATAATCATCGGCTCGATCTCAGGATGGTTGATATTAGCTGGGATAATGGCGCGTCCTCGCGCAATCTCCTCGCGGACGAATTCTGGCGTGATGACACTTGGGATCGAGGCGCCGTAACTTTTGCCCGCGAGGCGCTGGTCACGTTCACGTTCGGCCGCCTTTAGGTCAAGGCTGCGGCGCCGTTCGTTCTCACGAACCGCCACGTATTCCATTTCAGGGGTGATGATGCCGCGCCGCGCATAATGCATCTGCGTCACATTGCGGCCGTAGGCAGCTCGTCTGGGCACGCGTTTTAGGCCTGGGAACTGCTCGGTCGACAGGTCGCCACGTGGCTGCAACTTAGGTGCGGTAGGGGCGTATAACTCGGTGTCGCCGCGATCGCTGATCCAGTCCTCGCGCAGCGCCTCAAGGCCTTTGGTGATGTCTACCTGCAGGGTATCGTCAGAGTAAGGGCCGCTTGTGTCGTACACTACGACAAGACCATCGTCCTCGGGAGCTCCAGCGGTTTTAGCTCCAACCGCAATCGCTCTCATCGGCACGCGAAGGCTCGGAAATAGCTCACCCGCGACATAGATCTTGCTGGATCCAGGCAGTGGCCCGGTACACGGGGTGTATTTAATCTCAGGATTAACAGTGGTCGGGGTAGGACTTGTGGTTCTGGGATCGCCATGGTGCATCGTAAGGTCCCTCTCTATAGTGACGGCGATGGATATGGCTAGCACGAAGCAATTCCCGAGTAAAGCTGCTAGGTCTAAAGTCGGTGATCATGTTAGCTTCTGGGAAACTTATGGGGCTCTAAGAGGAGGCACCACTACTTGGACGCATCAAGTCAGACCATTCTCGGCAAAAGCTGGGACCCAAATATGATCCTTTGGCTTTTTGTGAGCCTGCGTTTAGGCCAGATGGCTGTAGAGCGTTTTTTGTCGACGCTCAATCGCAGCTATTACAGTTCTGCTGAGCGGCAGCGTCTAGCCAGTCAAATGCTCGGTATCAGCGATGCCGCGATGCAGAAGAGTCTGGCTTACAGCAACGATAAGTTTATATTCGCCCGGGTTGCAGGGACGTTATCACTAGCCTGCACGCTGGCATTTCTCATCGTCGGCGGTCTCGGTGTCCTTGAAAATTTGGCGCAAAAGGGGAGTCAGCTCACGTTTCCATCTGAGTTGGTGACCGGGCTCTACTTTTTCGGCCTGTTAGGCCTTTTAAGTAGCGTCTTTAGTCTGCCATTTGATTATTACCGAACTTTTGTCCTGGAGCAGAAGCACGGCTTTAACCGCCAGACGCCACGAGGATTCTGGGTCGACAGGCTGAAGGGTCTCATATTAGCGGTCGCTTTAGGTGCGCCAATTTTAAGTTTATTGCTGTGGCTCATCCAGGCGGCCGGCACCTGGTGGTGGCTCTATGCATGGGTGGCTTTGAGCGCCTTTAGTGTCCTGACCGCATGGCTTTACCCTACCTTTTTGGCGCCGTTATTTAACAAGTTCACGCCAGTCACGGATGAGGGACTTAAACAAGGTATCGAGACACTCGCCGCTAAGGTTGGATTCCGCACGGCGGGTATCTCGATCATGGATGCGTCGCAGCGGTCTAGTCACGGTAATGCTTATTTTACGGGTGTTTTTGGTAAAAAGCGGATCGTACTGTTCGACACGCTGGTCCAGGCCATGGCCCCGCATCAGGTGGTAGCGGTCTTGGCGCATGAGCTAGGTCACTTCAAGTTGCATCATGTGAGATGGTCCCTGATCCGAGGCGTCCTAGCGACGGGGCTCATCTTTTACCTGCTCAGCCTATGCCTACCGATGACCATCTTTTACCAGAGCTTTGGTCTCAGTGGGGTATCCGCCCACGGTGCTCTCGTGGTGTTTTCGCTATGGTTTGGGCTACTTGATTTCGCCCTTCAGCCTATCGGCAACGCGATCTCGAGACGCAACGAGTTTGCGGCTGACCGCTTTGCCACGGAGCATACCGGCAGCGCTCATGAGCTAGGCAGTGCCCTCCTCAAGCTGCGTGAGACTAGTGCCGGAATGCCGCTCAGCCACCCACTGTTCTCGGCCTTTTACCATTCTCATCCTCCTCTGCTCGAACGCTTGACGGCTTTGGGTTATACTCGAGATGAGGCGCAACCGATGGTGGTGCATCCATCGTGACGCTCATGCACCATGCTACTCAGTTACCGGTGGTTAGACCGATGACCAAGTTGACGAGAACGCAAGAAAAAGCGCTGGATTTCATCCGTGCCGCGAGTGCCAAGACCGGCGTCTCGCCGACGTTGCGCGAGATCTGTGCGCATATGGGTTATAAGGCCATAGGCTCGGCTCAGGATCTGGTGATGGCACTGCGGCGTAAGGGATTTTTGGAGGAGAATGAGCGCCAGTCGGCACGTGCTCTGGTGCTCACGGCCATGGCTCGCCAGCAGATGGCTGGCGAGGATGCGCTCGAGGAGACTTCCGATGCGCTAGCCGTGCCGCTACTGGGCAAGGTCCCAGCCGGTAATCCCGTGCTAGCTGTCGAGGAGCGCATTGGCAACCTGAGAGTCTCGCTCTCTCTCGTGTCGGCCAGCTCACGGCAGTCGCTCAAGGCGCAGAATTTGTTTGCGCTGCAAGCCACCGGCGACAGTATGGTGGGTGCAGGCATCTTGGACGGCGATTTTCTGGTGGTCAAAGTTAACAACGATCCCAAAAAGGGTAGTATCGTCGTCGCGCGTCTAGACGGCGACGTGACAGTCAAGCGCCTCATGCACGAGGACAAATCTGGCTGGTTTTTGAAACCAGAGAATCCTCGCTTCCAGAATATCTACGCCAGCCAAGATGCTTTTGAGGTGATCGGCGAGGTTGTGGCCTTGCAGCGCGCGCTATCCTGATCTGCGCCATTACGATCTGCGCCATTACGATCTGGCAGCTGCCATGAGATCAACCAGCGCCTGCGCAATCTCCCGTTTGATGGGAGCGGCAACGCTTAGCTTGTCGTGATCAGCCTTAAGATAGATAGTCGTGCGGTCACTCTTAACGAGATAGCTCACCCCAACGACACCAGGGTAAGTGTCAGTGAATCCTGAACACGCAAGTCCAGGACGCGCTCCAGGATGCGAGGTCGTGACGGTGCACGCGGTGATATCCTGCCACGGCGCTGCCATGATGCGATGGCGTCCACGCCAGTAGATTCCGTCCGACTTGAGGCTCAGTGGTCCCCAGGTGATGTTTGAGCTGAGTAAGGCCGTTAGATGCAGGACTGGGCTATGGCCCTTTTTGCACGCACGGATGCGGTCGCGGTGAGCCTCCTGCCCTGCGCTGATAAGACGACGTCGCTCGGTTTGATGGGCCTCACCAAACTCATGCACTAGCCGCGCCATGGCGGGCGTGAGAGTCAATATAGAGTCGTAGCGACCAGATTGGGTGTGGCGCATGTGCACGGCTTCGGTACTATTTATAAAGCGGCCAAACACTTTAAAACAGGCCATATGTATAGCTGCCTGCATGATGAAGTCGGCATTAAGACCTAGCGCCTTAGCCTCTACTGTGCCTAGCTCCATCGCATCCCAAGTGTCGATGGCAAACTGCTCAGCCTCTGCATGGAGCATGGTTGCCGTGGTCGCGATGGTTTGAGCCAATTGATTGTCGATCTGCCATTTTATTGAGGCAAAATTAAGCGCCTTCCCCCCAACGCACGACGTCTCGAGCTCCGCGTTCAGATACTGGACATAACGTAGCGTCGGATGACCATCGAGGAATGAATGATCGCGATTAATACCCGCAGTCCCGTCACCAGTGACGATGAGCTGGTGACTTTTATCAAACCAGCGACTAGCGAAGTTACCCAAGATCAGGTGACGCATGGCTGCGGTACGATGCGTGCTCTGTTGATCCATATCCCCATTAAAGTCAAAATCTAGAGCCAGTAAAAATAGCGCCTCGTCCATGGAGCTCAGCGAACTCGCGTTGACTGCTGATGTGGCGAGTTGTCGCCGGATCATTGCCCATGACGGGCGTGGTAACGCAGTCAGCAGGCCGACTTGGGCCTCCGTGTCTCTAGGTGATGCAACGATGCCCTGGAATGTTGCTACCAAATCCGCGCAGGTCGGCACGGTGTCGTCCAGGTCGATGCGGTAGAAATGACCTTGGTAAGCGACGACGAAGTGCCGTGCGTCCGGGACGTGAAGGCGCGCGTCTTTTAACTCACCTGGCAGACGACTGGTGCCGAAAAAGTAGGGATACTGTTCAGACTCCAGCAGATAACCAGACTCCACTTCAGGGGCCAGGGAATTAGTCTTTAGTTCCCTGTGAAACAGCAGTGCTCGTCGTGTGAGATTTGCTGCCCGCTCAACGGCAGAAATATTTTGATCCGGCTTCTCAAAGAGATAAGAAATATTGGAGAACAAAGCTAAGGACTCACGCCCGGTTAAGTAGGCGTCTGTCATCGTTTGATTCTGCCAATCGCGCGCGGCACCCTGTTTAAGAGTCGCACTACGCTCGATGATGGATCTGGCGACGGTAAAGAAAATATCGCGTCGCCATCGATCTCCCAGAGACGTCTCAGCATAGCGCGCCGCATCACGAAGTTCGGCCAGAGTATCTTTTACTGGTGGCATTGGCCTCAGACTGAGCGGCTTTACGTCCACGGCGAAGTCCTTACTGGTGCGCGCAAAGCGCCAGCATACCACAACGGACTTAGTTGGCTAGGGACTGCCTTGCGGTTTGATGATCGGTTTGATGATCAGCTACCTGGTGTGATGCGGGAGCAGGACGCCAGGCTGGCCCTTTAAAGGCATACTTGATGGCGACACTAAAGCTACCGGCGTCGCGCATGTCGCGCAGCAAAAGCGCGGTCTCGTGAAAATTGATCACGAACGGGTTATAGGAATTAAGCGGCTTAGTGAGCCCAAAGCGCACCGGCACCTCTTTCAACTCAGCTTGATAGGTGCCAAAAAGGCGGTCCCATATCATCAAAATGCCACCGTGGTTTTTATCAAGATAGGACTCGTTGGCAGCGTGATGCACACGGTGGTTGCTTGGACTATTAAAATAATGGTCAAACCAACCCAAGTGCCCAACCGATTCCACGTGGATCCAGTACTGATAGAGCAACACCAGATATTTGCTGATCGCCAGCAACACAGGATCCATCCCGAGCAAAACCAGTGGCACATAAAATAGCAAATCACCTAAGATCCCAATCCACGGCAGCCTAACCGCTGTAGATAGGTTGTACTCCTTGGAGCTGTGATGGACGGAGTGATAAGTCCAAAACAGTCTGATCTCGTGAGAGAGACGATGGTTCCAGTAGTAGAGGAGGTCGGCCACAACAAAGGTTAGTAGGGCTGTCCACCAGTTAAGAGGCAGCTTCAGTGGGGCCCATTGGGCTACGTGAGTCAGCACTGTCACCAAAACTGTGCCCGTTAGGAGCCAGTTCAGTGGGCGGTTGATGGCCCAGATGGCCAGGTTAGCCAAAGTTTCTTTGCGGTCGCGCTGTTTGCTCCGTAGCGCTAAAGTCACCACAAACTCGAGCAAAGCGATGCTAACTACGATGTAGGGAGAATACTCAAGAAAAGATTGGATCGTATGCATGACCATAGCTCCCAAAGCTCTTTAGATGGGGTCTGGGCGACAACACCGCCCATAAATTAAGCTTAATCACTTGATTGAATTTGTCAATCAAGTGATTAATAAATTTACTCAACATACTGTAATAACGGGTAAAAAGTGCCGAAGACTAGATCTAGACGCGCCTCCAAGGTGCGATCAGCCGCTGACTCTAAACAGGTTCTTATTGATGCGGCGATTAAGTTATTTGCCGAGCGCGGCTTTGACGGGACTACCACCCGTGACATTGCTGACGCCAGTGGGCTCAATATCAGTCTGATCTCGTATTACTTCGGCGGTAAAGACGGACTCCTACAGGCCGCTCTCGAGTATATCGAGAGCTATCTCAATAAACCTGAGTTACTCCAAATCACTCCAGATCGGACGCGTTACTTTGAGGGGTGGCGTCATTTTATCGCCGATTTTATGCGCTCCCATGTCGCTAATCCAAACATGCACCGCTTGGTGCAGCGCGAGCAGGAGCGCGATAGCCTCATCTTTAAGACCATGGTGCAGCAACGCTACGCACCCTGGTATAAGCGCATCATGACCTATATCGAGCATGGGCAATCATCAGGCTGGTTAAAACCTCACCTCAATCCAAGTACCGTCGCCCTAGCAATCCACGGAGCTATGGTGCAGCAAGTGCGGCTTGATGTCTTTCTCCATCAACTCCGGGGGCAAACACTCAAGGATTCGGCGCACCTTGAGGCGGTAATCGAGGATCTCTGCGCGATTTTACTCGCGGGAGTTGAGGGGAGCGGATGATGGCAAGTGAGGTGCGTCTGTCCTCCGCTGACATGACAGCGCCGCAATGGAGATGTCAGCCTCGTATTTAGTTGTGCCATCCTCTGTAGTTAAACACTATCGCTCTCACTGACACCTGCATGTCTTTGGTATTTTGCAATGTAATCCTTCATCTTCGGCTCCTGAGGGCGAAGGAGCTACCTAATGGATTTACTAGATCCCAAAAACGATGCGGTATTTAAATACATGCTGGCGGGTGATGATACTGAAGATCTGCGGATCAGTTTACTGACGGCGATCTTGAGACCAGAGTCACCGATCGTAACAGCGACGGTAAAAAACCCGCATCTGCCAAAAAAGCATATCCGCGATAAAGATACGGTGCTCGATATCCTGATGGAGCTCAGTGACGGTAGACTTGTCGACTTAGAGATGCAGATGGCATGGCGGTCATATATCCCGGAGCGCGCGTATTACTACGGCAGTCGTGTGATCAACGCGCAGCTGAGTCGTGGTCAGCGCTACCAAAGCCTGAAGCCGGTCTCGACTATATTCTTGCTCAATGCCATCGGATTCCCTGAGGCGCCAGCGGACCACGGCCACTATGTGTTTAGCATGAAAGAGCAGTCTAACCTGGCTCAGCTGCCACCGCTATTTACCATGCACTTTGTCGAGATTCCCAAAATCATCCGCAACTTGCCAGCCGCCCTTCACTCGCAAGAAGACTTGGCTTTGGCACTTTGGTGCAAATTTTTGTATAGTCCTCATCAATTAGGACTCGCAGGACTCGACGAGGTGATAGCCACCATGCCAGCACTGAAGAAAGCCAAAAAAAAGCTAGAGGAAATCTCCGCCGACGAGGAGAAGCGGGAGATAGCCCGCATGCGCGAGCGCGGTCGTCGTGACTACGAGAGTGATCTCGAGTACGCACTGACACGCGGTAGGGCTGAGGGTATAGCAGAGGGTGAAGCAAGGGGCAGAGCAGAGGGTGAACGAGCAGCAAAGATCACACTGCTTCATGGGCTACTCGGCAATGTTGCTACATCGGGATTATCAAGTAAGGAGCTTGCGACTCTTTGCGGACTGAGTGTGGACGAGGTTGAGAACCTGCGCGCTGACTCAACTGCTGCGTCTAGTATATTTAAACCTTAAACACCCCGCGAGAACTCTCCAATTTTTTTGATGAAAATAAATAGGGAGCTGTTTGTTCCTGCTAAAAATCCCGCATAATTGCCAAGATCTTCGACAGAGATCAGGTGCCCACAGGTTCCGAAACTGCACACGTAACCATCCCTTGAGACTCATCATTAAGCGGCGTTAAGTTGCGCAATGCATGGCATAAAATATCCGCTATCCGCTAGGCAGGCGTGTCATGCCCATGTCAACTAAGACTCTCATCAATATTGGCACTATTTTCGCATTACATGTTATAGTGATGGCAAGGGCGCCAGGCTGCGCTCAGGCATTAGTCACTGTCGTATAACTGTACAAAAGCCACTAAAAGATAGTGTGCGCTGGTGCTTGCGACAAAAAATCCTCCGAAAAACCAGTAAACTGAAAAATGCTTAGGCATCTTTCGGTGGCACTGTATTTGCCATTTTCTGGGGTCGAAGAACCGCCTCGCAGGCAATCGTAATG
This genomic stretch from Deltaproteobacteria bacterium harbors:
- a CDS encoding sterol desaturase family protein → MVMHTIQSFLEYSPYIVVSIALLEFVVTLALRSKQRDRKETLANLAIWAINRPLNWLLTGTVLVTVLTHVAQWAPLKLPLNWWTALLTFVVADLLYYWNHRLSHEIRLFWTYHSVHHSSKEYNLSTAVRLPWIGILGDLLFYVPLVLLGMDPVLLAISKYLVLLYQYWIHVESVGHLGWFDHYFNSPSNHRVHHAANESYLDKNHGGILMIWDRLFGTYQAELKEVPVRFGLTKPLNSYNPFVINFHETALLLRDMRDAGSFSVAIKYAFKGPAWRPAPASHQVADHQTDHQTARQSLAN
- a CDS encoding TetR/AcrR family transcriptional regulator; this translates as MPKTRSRRASKVRSAADSKQVLIDAAIKLFAERGFDGTTTRDIADASGLNISLISYYFGGKDGLLQAALEYIESYLNKPELLQITPDRTRYFEGWRHFIADFMRSHVANPNMHRLVQREQERDSLIFKTMVQQRYAPWYKRIMTYIEHGQSSGWLKPHLNPSTVALAIHGAMVQQVRLDVFLHQLRGQTLKDSAHLEAVIEDLCAILLAGVEGSG
- a CDS encoding Rpn family recombination-promoting nuclease/putative transposase; its protein translation is MDLLDPKNDAVFKYMLAGDDTEDLRISLLTAILRPESPIVTATVKNPHLPKKHIRDKDTVLDILMELSDGRLVDLEMQMAWRSYIPERAYYYGSRVINAQLSRGQRYQSLKPVSTIFLLNAIGFPEAPADHGHYVFSMKEQSNLAQLPPLFTMHFVEIPKIIRNLPAALHSQEDLALALWCKFLYSPHQLGLAGLDEVIATMPALKKAKKKLEEISADEEKREIARMRERGRRDYESDLEYALTRGRAEGIAEGEARGRAEGERAAKITLLHGLLGNVATSGLSSKELATLCGLSVDEVENLRADSTAASSIFKP